In the genome of Hymenobacter taeanensis, one region contains:
- a CDS encoding universal stress protein encodes MPAPFLVLTDFTAPADDALRYAAALAQPLGAALVLLHIRRESLLDPDAFMGKIRHLTEGEVAAALAERTRELAVPVTVEMTADSIASAVADAVKRHRPSLLILGKPDTQTTPDELVSSTTLTLLRATRTPLLVIPAGSPMAVPPQRVSIAADGHSFSLKPQTEAIRDLLGQLQPTLTVVHVVEPEDRDDCTAARQAVLQSGLTTEVPQVATHGVRHLRIYQGILQGAAETHADLLLVVARRRSFLGQLFNRSITSQVILHGRLPLLVLPALE; translated from the coding sequence ATGCCTGCTCCTTTCCTGGTACTGACCGATTTTACTGCTCCCGCCGATGATGCCTTGCGTTATGCGGCAGCACTGGCCCAGCCATTGGGCGCCGCGCTGGTGCTGCTGCACATCCGCCGCGAGTCGTTGCTTGATCCGGACGCCTTCATGGGCAAGATCCGGCATCTAACGGAAGGCGAGGTAGCCGCCGCCCTGGCTGAACGCACGCGGGAGCTTGCCGTGCCGGTAACCGTTGAAATGACGGCCGATAGCATAGCCTCAGCCGTTGCCGATGCCGTAAAGCGCCACCGGCCCAGCCTGCTGATACTAGGCAAGCCAGACACCCAAACCACCCCCGATGAGCTGGTGAGTAGCACCACTCTCACGCTGCTACGCGCTACCCGTACGCCCCTGCTGGTAATTCCGGCGGGTAGCCCCATGGCCGTACCTCCCCAGCGCGTCAGCATTGCCGCCGACGGCCACTCATTCTCCTTAAAACCCCAAACGGAAGCCATCCGGGATTTACTAGGCCAGTTGCAACCCACCCTCACGGTAGTGCACGTAGTGGAGCCCGAAGACCGTGACGACTGCACGGCCGCTCGTCAGGCCGTACTTCAGAGTGGGCTTACCACTGAAGTGCCGCAGGTGGCTACCCACGGCGTGCGGCATTTGCGCATTTACCAGGGCATTTTGCAGGGCGCCGCCGAAACCCACGCCGATTTGCTGCTGGTAGTTGCCCGCCGCCGCAGCTTCCTGGGCCAGTTGTTTAACCGCAGTATTACGTCGCAAGTGATTTTGCATGGCCGCCTGCCCCTGCTGGTGCTGCCAGCCCTGGAGTAA
- a CDS encoding T9SS type A sorting domain-containing protein, translated as MTASINLEALPAPTAPVATVVQPTCSTATGTVNVTGPVAGYTYTLTGTDPVRAGVTNNAGTFTGVAPGTYSLIATNTAGCNSPGSTVTVNPQPSTPDAPSASLVQPTCTTSTGSVSVTSTTTGLSFTLTGTNPVVAGMTNNTGVFMGVAPGTYSLTASNGTCTSSSTPITIMSPPSTPSTPTASVTQPTCSSSTGSVNVTSETTGLSFTLTGTSPVVAGVTNSTGAFMGVAPGTYNLTASNGSCTSAPRVVTVNPQPSTPDKPAATLVQPTCTEGSGSVTVNPVVGGLSYTLTGTNPARPGVTNTNGQFTSVLPGIYSLTASNGTCTSEARTITIDAAPNTPTAPTASVTQPTCSVATGTVTVSSSTAGMSFTLTGTDPARAPVTNTTGMFMGVLPGMYSLTASNGTCTSGGTPITINTQPGNPTAPEVAVVQPTCALAIGTASVTSTTSGLSFSLVGTNPVRAAVTNSTGVFEGLAAGQYSITASNGTCTSGGTPITINEQPGTPGTPMATVTQPTCTASSGTISITGAVMGYTYTLTGTNPVRAAVTSAGTFNNVAPGQYSLTASNGTCTSGGSPITVNAVPTNCFAEGCTLGYWKNHTNRWCNNYSTSTPYSSIFVNAPRELQGLTLLQALNLQGGGIYNLARQSTAALLNICSSEVAYTSTYPDIATLQRDVNAAYRGNKNGTISSLASALDTYNNAGCPLGGTRATTAATSTSNSTLSGNGMLQGAQLQQGEKALNIYPNPFAHNASIGFTLAEAQRYSVQVYDVSGRMVLRVAEGMAEAGKAYNFQVVANEMPTGVYMVRLTTAKSVQNHRMIISK; from the coding sequence GTGACCGCATCCATCAACCTGGAGGCTCTGCCTGCTCCTACGGCACCCGTTGCTACCGTAGTACAACCTACCTGCTCTACAGCCACCGGAACGGTGAATGTTACCGGGCCCGTGGCTGGCTACACCTACACGCTTACTGGCACCGACCCGGTTCGGGCGGGCGTGACGAACAATGCTGGCACTTTTACAGGAGTAGCTCCGGGCACCTATAGCCTCATAGCTACGAATACTGCTGGCTGCAATTCTCCAGGCAGTACGGTAACGGTTAATCCTCAGCCGTCTACCCCGGATGCGCCCTCGGCTTCATTGGTTCAACCCACCTGCACCACAAGCACGGGCAGCGTGAGTGTTACTTCCACAACTACTGGCCTAAGCTTTACACTCACCGGCACCAATCCCGTAGTGGCCGGCATGACGAATAATACGGGCGTCTTCATGGGAGTGGCACCGGGCACCTATAGCCTCACGGCTAGCAATGGTACCTGCACTTCTAGCAGCACCCCCATAACTATCATGTCGCCACCCAGTACGCCAAGCACCCCCACTGCTTCTGTAACTCAGCCCACGTGTTCATCGAGCACAGGTAGTGTGAACGTAACTTCAGAAACTACTGGGCTGAGCTTTACGCTAACCGGGACTAGCCCTGTAGTAGCTGGCGTAACAAATAGTACGGGCGCCTTTATGGGAGTTGCTCCAGGTACGTACAACCTCACGGCCAGCAATGGCTCATGTACTTCGGCCCCTCGGGTTGTCACCGTGAATCCGCAGCCATCTACTCCTGACAAGCCGGCGGCTACTCTGGTGCAGCCCACCTGCACCGAAGGCTCAGGCTCGGTAACTGTAAATCCGGTGGTAGGTGGACTGAGCTATACGCTTACGGGCACCAACCCAGCCAGACCAGGAGTTACAAACACCAATGGTCAGTTTACGAGCGTGCTGCCTGGCATCTATAGCCTCACGGCCAGCAATGGCACATGTACTTCTGAGGCAAGAACAATCACCATTGATGCGGCTCCTAATACCCCCACGGCACCCACTGCTTCTGTAACCCAACCAACCTGCTCAGTAGCTACTGGTACAGTTACAGTTAGCTCCTCCACCGCTGGTATGAGCTTTACACTAACAGGCACTGACCCCGCCAGAGCCCCTGTTACTAATACTACGGGAATGTTTATGGGGGTGCTGCCTGGTATGTATAGCCTTACCGCCAGCAATGGTACGTGTACTTCTGGTGGTACTCCCATTACCATTAATACACAGCCTGGTAATCCTACTGCTCCTGAGGTTGCTGTAGTTCAGCCAACCTGTGCTCTCGCAATTGGTACAGCTAGCGTTACCTCAACAACTAGCGGCCTAAGCTTTTCATTGGTGGGCACTAACCCGGTTCGGGCCGCTGTAACTAACAGCACAGGCGTTTTCGAGGGTCTGGCAGCGGGACAGTACAGTATTACTGCCAGCAATGGTACTTGTACTTCCGGTGGCACCCCCATTACCATCAATGAGCAACCTGGCACGCCTGGCACTCCAATGGCTACTGTAACGCAGCCCACCTGCACGGCTAGCAGCGGAACAATAAGTATAACGGGAGCCGTAATGGGCTATACCTATACGCTTACGGGCACCAACCCTGTGCGGGCGGCCGTAACGAGTGCGGGCACATTCAACAATGTAGCTCCGGGCCAATATAGCCTTACGGCCAGCAACGGCACCTGCACTTCAGGTGGTAGCCCCATTACGGTAAATGCCGTGCCAACCAACTGCTTCGCTGAAGGGTGTACTCTGGGCTACTGGAAAAACCACACCAATCGGTGGTGTAACAACTACTCAACTTCCACACCGTACAGCAGTATATTTGTAAATGCACCTCGTGAATTGCAGGGCCTCACGCTGCTGCAAGCACTGAACCTGCAAGGGGGAGGCATCTATAACCTGGCCCGGCAGTCAACGGCAGCGCTGCTCAACATCTGCAGTTCCGAAGTGGCCTACACCAGCACTTATCCTGACATAGCAACGCTCCAGCGGGATGTAAATGCCGCGTACAGAGGCAACAAAAACGGTACCATTAGCTCGCTGGCTTCTGCTCTTGATACGTACAACAATGCCGGCTGCCCCTTGGGCGGAACTCGGGCCACTACTGCAGCCACTAGTACTTCTAACTCAACACTGAGTGGCAATGGTATGCTACAGGGGGCTCAGCTCCAGCAGGGTGAGAAAGCCCTGAATATCTATCCTAACCCATTTGCGCATAACGCTTCCATTGGGTTTACGCTGGCTGAAGCCCAGCGCTACAGCGTGCAGGTGTATGATGTGAGTGGCCGCATGGTGTTGCGCGTAGCCGAAGGTATGGCCGAGGCTGGCAAAGCCTACAACTTCCAGGTAGTAGCCAATGAGATGCCCACAGGCGTGTATATGGTACGCCTCACCACGGCAAAGTCGGTGCAGAACCACCGCATGATTATCAGTAAGTAA
- a CDS encoding GNAT family N-acetyltransferase — protein sequence MAAHVQHHPEDQEFTIDENGAGAELAYSQDGGTIDFTHTFVEEELRGKGLAETLAKAGLAYAREQGLKVRTSCEFMAGYVQQHPEYQDILA from the coding sequence ATGGCCGCGCACGTACAGCATCATCCCGAAGATCAGGAATTTACCATTGACGAAAATGGCGCTGGCGCCGAACTGGCCTACAGCCAAGATGGTGGCACCATTGACTTTACGCACACCTTCGTTGAGGAAGAACTGCGAGGCAAGGGCCTGGCCGAAACGCTGGCTAAAGCTGGGCTGGCCTACGCCCGCGAGCAAGGCCTGAAAGTGCGCACCAGCTGCGAGTTCATGGCCGGTTACGTGCAACAACACCCCGAGTACCAGGATATTCTGGCCTAG
- a CDS encoding fasciclin domain-containing protein codes for MKNMKMSSESASNGVMVGGAMMTPDKDIVDNAVNSTDHTTLVGAVKAAGLVETLKGAGPFTVFAPTNAAFSKLPAGTAEALMMPENKQKLTTILTYHVVPGRLLAADLRDGQTLTTVEGETLTVHRSGNMVMLHDAKGGMANVTIPNVVSKNGVTHVIDTVLMPTK; via the coding sequence ATGAAGAACATGAAAATGTCGTCGGAGTCGGCTAGCAACGGTGTAATGGTGGGCGGCGCCATGATGACGCCCGACAAAGACATTGTAGATAATGCCGTTAACTCTACTGACCACACCACCTTGGTGGGGGCAGTAAAGGCTGCCGGTTTGGTTGAAACCCTGAAAGGCGCCGGACCCTTCACGGTGTTTGCGCCCACCAACGCGGCCTTCAGCAAGCTGCCCGCTGGCACCGCCGAGGCCCTGATGATGCCCGAAAACAAGCAGAAGCTTACTACCATTCTTACCTACCACGTAGTACCCGGCCGCTTGCTGGCTGCTGACCTGCGAGATGGCCAGACGCTGACCACCGTAGAAGGCGAAACCCTCACGGTGCACCGCAGCGGCAACATGGTAATGCTGCATGACGCTAAGGGCGGCATGGCCAACGTAACCATTCCAAACGTGGTGTCAAAAAACGGCGTGACGCACGTGATTGATACAGTGCTCATGCCTACCAAATAA
- a CDS encoding TonB-dependent receptor family protein: MIHRYAAALVVLPVAAAAQTQSAAQPDTATVQALPEATVTGYGQRLPLRRTAAAVGVLDAAVLERFSQTALTQAVNTLPGVRLEERATGSYRLSVRGSTLRSPFGVRNVKVYYQGIPFTEASGSTSLNLLDPSQLGGIEVIKGPTASVYGAGTGGAVLLTNRRPLPGVSQVQTGFTIGSFGLRRYTVAAETGSATGYVRAQYSRQTLDGYREQSALRRETVALDGEMQTSDKGTLGLHALYTDLNYQLPGGLTRAQFEQNPRQARPGTATSPGTVAQRTFYATRSVLLGATHEMQFTDRLSTTATLYGTGSAIRTPYLIDYERNTLLGLGGRAVVRYRTALVGRTLRLQGGGEVQSGFEDSRNYQNRAGTPGTLRYDDEIRTATGFVFAQADYELPAGFLLTAGASYNRLRYRITRVSDAATQPGNYRFQRDFRPQVSPRVALLKELTPLISAYANVSSGFSPPTEEEIRPSDGSLNRGLQAERGTSYELGARGKMLHQRILFDMAVYDFRLRQTIVTRSDEQGTQLFANSGNTRQRGLEAAISGWLWQQTGTLAASATALGQVQSGLRAWASYAYNHYRFGSYESGGNNYSGNRLTGTAPHTLSAGLDFSESLGFYLNPTVNHQARIPLTDANTQYAAGYWTFGTRAGWRRTVLGHLALDVFGGVENVTDRRYSLGNDLNAFGGRYFQPAPGRSGYAGVQAGWKW; encoded by the coding sequence ATGATTCACCGTTACGCCGCGGCGCTGGTTGTGCTGCCCGTTGCTGCCGCTGCTCAAACCCAGTCCGCCGCTCAGCCTGATACGGCCACTGTGCAGGCATTGCCCGAAGCTACTGTAACCGGCTACGGCCAGCGGCTGCCGCTGCGGCGTACTGCCGCGGCCGTGGGCGTGCTGGATGCTGCCGTGCTGGAGCGCTTTTCGCAAACGGCCCTCACGCAGGCAGTTAACACCCTGCCTGGCGTGCGCCTGGAAGAGCGGGCCACGGGTAGCTACCGGCTTAGCGTGCGGGGCAGTACGCTCCGCTCACCGTTTGGGGTACGCAACGTGAAGGTGTATTACCAGGGTATCCCGTTTACGGAGGCCAGCGGTAGCACTTCCCTTAACCTGCTAGACCCCAGTCAGCTGGGTGGTATTGAAGTAATCAAAGGGCCTACTGCCAGCGTGTATGGCGCCGGAACCGGCGGAGCGGTGCTGCTCACTAACCGTAGGCCACTCCCGGGCGTCTCTCAGGTGCAGACGGGCTTTACAATAGGGAGCTTTGGGCTGCGGCGCTATACCGTAGCCGCCGAAACCGGTTCGGCCACCGGCTACGTGCGGGCTCAGTACTCGCGCCAAACCCTGGATGGCTACCGGGAGCAGAGCGCCCTGCGCCGCGAAACTGTGGCGCTGGACGGCGAAATGCAGACCTCCGATAAAGGCACGCTGGGCCTGCACGCCCTCTACACCGACCTCAATTACCAGCTGCCCGGCGGCCTGACCAGGGCCCAGTTTGAGCAAAACCCCCGGCAGGCCCGACCCGGTACGGCCACCAGCCCCGGCACCGTAGCCCAGCGCACGTTTTACGCCACCCGCTCAGTGCTGCTGGGTGCCACCCACGAAATGCAGTTCACGGACCGGCTCAGCACCACCGCCACGCTGTACGGTACGGGTAGCGCCATCCGGACCCCCTACCTAATAGATTATGAGCGCAACACGCTGCTGGGCCTGGGGGGGCGGGCCGTGGTGCGCTACCGCACTGCGTTGGTGGGCCGTACGCTCCGGCTGCAGGGTGGGGGAGAAGTGCAGAGTGGCTTTGAGGATTCCCGCAACTACCAGAACCGGGCAGGCACTCCTGGCACCCTGCGCTACGATGATGAGATTAGAACGGCAACGGGCTTTGTCTTCGCTCAGGCCGATTATGAGTTGCCCGCCGGGTTTCTGCTCACGGCCGGGGCAAGCTATAACCGTCTGCGCTACCGCATCACCCGGGTGTCAGATGCGGCTACCCAGCCTGGTAACTACCGCTTCCAGCGTGATTTCCGGCCCCAGGTTTCACCACGGGTAGCCCTGCTCAAAGAGCTGACGCCGCTTATATCCGCCTACGCAAACGTGAGCAGCGGCTTCTCGCCGCCCACGGAGGAGGAAATACGGCCTTCTGATGGCAGCCTTAACCGGGGGCTGCAAGCGGAGCGGGGCACGAGCTACGAGCTGGGCGCGCGGGGCAAAATGCTGCACCAGCGCATCCTGTTTGATATGGCAGTGTATGATTTTAGGTTGCGCCAAACCATTGTGACGCGCAGTGATGAACAGGGCACGCAACTGTTTGCCAATTCCGGCAACACGCGCCAGCGCGGCCTGGAGGCGGCCATAAGTGGCTGGCTCTGGCAGCAAACCGGTACACTCGCCGCGTCGGCTACGGCGCTAGGCCAGGTGCAGAGTGGCCTCCGGGCCTGGGCCAGCTACGCTTACAACCACTACCGCTTCGGGAGCTATGAGTCGGGCGGCAACAACTACAGTGGCAACCGCCTCACCGGTACCGCCCCGCATACCCTCAGTGCCGGCCTTGATTTTAGCGAGTCCTTGGGTTTCTACCTCAACCCCACAGTAAACCATCAGGCCCGCATTCCGCTCACCGATGCCAATACGCAATATGCCGCCGGTTACTGGACGTTTGGCACCCGTGCCGGCTGGCGCCGCACGGTGCTAGGCCACTTGGCGCTGGATGTATTTGGGGGAGTGGAGAACGTTACCGACCGCCGTTATAGCCTCGGCAACGACCTGAATGCCTTTGGGGGGCGCTATTTTCAGCCAGCCCCTGGGCGCAGTGGGTATGCTGGTGTGCAAGCCGGCTGGAAGTGGTAA
- a CDS encoding sensor histidine kinase — MSFLSSFHHKHAARPLLGQLARGVAVLWHRAINLGALPTLTVWQLKRVHLLNGICWITIGIYAGYVLVFFNSPDWLTFRICVCGLCLHLPPLLLNYHHRYDAAAYYNILSVTLLCSFIAVARPYDGVEYFLITNSIVGMLFFRRFWKLACLFLINLGAYFGVRYVMQTLDLHLYAPNSAHFYNVNVVLFFLTLFLVVYYFRIENFRQEMLLTHQNKSLAQSLEHLQATQAQLVQQEKLASLGALTAGIAHEIQNPLNFVNNFSEVGLELVEELREALNQETAPAEARAAAMAVLHDLAQSQQKVHEHAHRAGTIVQAMLQHSRASTGQRELTDLNALCNEYLHLAYHGLRAKDPTFSATLTTDFALQLGQVRVVPQDIGWVLLNLFNNAFYAIQQKAEQEPRGAYRPTLAVSTCRVGSEVLILVRDNGTGIPAAVVDQIFHPFFTTKPPGEGTGLGLSLSYDIVTKGHGGTLTVHSEEGQFSEFTVRLPIS; from the coding sequence ATGTCGTTTCTGTCATCCTTCCATCACAAGCATGCAGCTCGGCCTCTGCTGGGCCAGCTGGCCAGGGGGGTGGCAGTGCTGTGGCATAGGGCTATCAACCTGGGCGCTCTGCCCACCCTCACGGTGTGGCAGCTTAAGCGGGTGCACCTGCTTAATGGCATCTGCTGGATTACCATCGGCATTTACGCCGGCTATGTGCTGGTATTTTTCAATTCCCCCGACTGGCTCACGTTTCGGATTTGCGTGTGCGGGCTTTGCCTGCACTTGCCGCCGCTGCTGCTCAACTACCACCACCGCTACGATGCCGCCGCTTACTACAACATTCTGAGCGTTACGCTGCTATGCTCCTTTATTGCAGTGGCTAGGCCCTATGATGGGGTAGAATACTTCCTGATTACCAACAGCATTGTGGGCATGCTCTTTTTCCGCAGATTCTGGAAGCTGGCCTGCCTGTTCCTGATTAACCTGGGGGCATACTTTGGGGTGCGCTACGTTATGCAAACCCTTGACCTGCACCTGTACGCCCCCAACAGTGCCCACTTTTATAACGTAAATGTGGTGCTGTTTTTCCTGACGCTGTTTTTGGTGGTGTACTACTTCCGGATCGAGAACTTCCGGCAGGAGATGCTGCTAACCCATCAGAATAAGTCGTTGGCTCAATCACTGGAACACCTGCAGGCCACGCAGGCACAGCTGGTGCAGCAGGAGAAGCTGGCTTCCTTGGGCGCCCTCACAGCCGGCATTGCCCATGAAATTCAGAACCCGCTCAACTTCGTCAATAACTTCTCGGAAGTAGGGCTGGAGCTGGTGGAGGAGCTACGCGAAGCCCTGAACCAGGAAACCGCCCCAGCAGAGGCCCGTGCGGCGGCTATGGCCGTACTGCACGATTTGGCCCAGAGCCAGCAGAAAGTACATGAGCACGCACACCGGGCTGGTACCATAGTACAGGCCATGCTGCAGCACTCCCGCGCCAGCACTGGCCAGCGCGAGCTTACTGACCTCAATGCTCTCTGCAATGAGTACCTGCACCTGGCCTACCACGGCCTGCGCGCCAAAGACCCCACCTTCAGCGCCACTCTCACCACTGATTTTGCCCTGCAGCTGGGCCAGGTACGGGTAGTGCCGCAAGACATTGGGTGGGTGCTGCTAAACCTGTTCAACAATGCCTTTTACGCTATTCAGCAGAAGGCCGAACAGGAGCCCAGGGGAGCTTACCGCCCTACTCTTGCGGTTAGCACCTGCCGCGTGGGCTCCGAGGTGCTCATACTGGTTCGTGATAATGGCACCGGGATTCCGGCCGCCGTGGTAGATCAGATTTTCCATCCCTTCTTCACCACCAAGCCGCCAGGTGAGGGCACTGGCCTAGGCCTGTCGTTGAGCTATGATATCGTTACCAAAGGCCACGGCGGTACGCTTACGGTGCACTCAGAGGAAGGCCAGTTTAGTGAGTTTACAGTGCGCCTACCTATAAGTTAG
- a CDS encoding sensor histidine kinase yields the protein MSAEFQFLPVDESLYSAVVGLLGAGSAGANPGWLPHNVSAAAPDGLLLDSGWKYQAGHNLAWARPEFDDHHWPTITPTHSVYQLPQLANTGWLRLHFRVAPALRQQALALRVYQYAASEIYFNGQLVRRYGKLNGPPAQVQPYWPNGEPIELTLSEQPEQVLAVHYAQWPNFRRFSDFFVPVFFQAHLDGLRQVVDFNQREATYKTSDMLLFGLFLLLSTLHLAFFIYNPAQRANLYFTLYTLAVATSFCCTGFLDEVQRSDVRLGLDILSYVALQTGGVLAVHALYCLFSVRRTAVYYGLWLVNGLSLALLTYGHGLSWYPTVAFMVLVSAEQLRLTVGAMQQTRRAVGIIAVGFAIALVLLVLFGFLARFHQPVLQMELLSVPVHTLLTFPAFLSPVLAISLFLARQFALDSRLLKIKLNQVRLLSEQTLTQQREKQVLLAQQNEMLEQQVQQRTAALQRTLLHLQTTQDQLVQSEKMASLGELTAGIAHEIQNPLNFVNNFADVAVELLLELKEGPVQALPAPDKEYAHELAGELAQTLEKIQTHGHRADAIVRGMLEHSRAGTGQRELTNLNALCDEYLHLAYHGLRAKDPTFSATLTTDFEHNMGVIELVPQDIGRVLLNLFNNAFYAVQMRKQQETKEYRPEVRVKTRRTANTVEVVVRDNGTGIPASVVEKIYQPFFTTKPAGEGTGLGLSLSYDIITKIHRGTLRVDTKEGQYTKFTVSLPVGQSSEVPAEHSIR from the coding sequence ATGTCGGCTGAATTTCAGTTTCTACCTGTCGATGAAAGCCTGTATTCTGCTGTTGTTGGCCTTTTGGGCGCAGGTAGTGCTGGCGCAAACCCCGGCTGGCTCCCTCATAACGTTTCGGCAGCTGCCCCCGATGGGCTCTTGCTTGACAGCGGCTGGAAATATCAGGCTGGTCATAACCTGGCCTGGGCCCGCCCTGAGTTTGACGACCACCACTGGCCCACCATAACTCCCACTCACAGCGTATATCAGCTTCCGCAGCTGGCCAATACGGGCTGGCTGCGGCTGCACTTCCGGGTGGCGCCGGCCCTACGCCAGCAGGCCCTGGCCCTGCGGGTGTACCAGTACGCCGCCTCCGAAATTTACTTCAATGGGCAACTGGTGCGGCGCTACGGCAAACTCAATGGCCCCCCGGCCCAGGTGCAGCCCTATTGGCCTAACGGAGAGCCCATTGAGCTAACGTTAAGCGAGCAGCCTGAGCAAGTGCTGGCAGTGCACTATGCGCAGTGGCCAAACTTCAGGCGTTTCAGCGACTTTTTTGTGCCTGTATTCTTCCAGGCTCACCTGGATGGGCTGCGCCAGGTAGTGGATTTCAACCAGCGGGAGGCCACCTATAAAACCTCCGATATGCTGTTGTTTGGCCTGTTCCTGCTGCTAAGCACTCTGCACTTGGCCTTTTTCATCTACAACCCTGCCCAGCGCGCTAACCTCTACTTCACGCTCTATACGCTGGCCGTGGCCACCAGCTTTTGTTGCACGGGGTTTCTGGATGAGGTGCAGCGCTCCGACGTGCGCCTGGGCCTGGATATTTTATCCTACGTAGCCTTACAAACCGGCGGGGTACTGGCGGTGCATGCCTTGTACTGCCTGTTTAGTGTGCGGCGCACAGCTGTGTATTACGGCTTGTGGTTGGTAAATGGGCTGAGCCTGGCTCTGCTGACCTATGGCCACGGCTTAAGCTGGTATCCCACGGTGGCCTTTATGGTACTGGTATCGGCAGAGCAGCTGCGCCTTACGGTAGGGGCCATGCAGCAAACCCGGCGGGCAGTAGGTATTATTGCGGTGGGTTTTGCTATTGCGCTGGTGCTGTTGGTGTTGTTTGGCTTTCTGGCCCGCTTTCATCAGCCGGTGCTCCAAATGGAGCTGTTATCGGTGCCGGTGCATACGCTGCTCACCTTTCCGGCTTTTCTGAGTCCGGTGCTGGCTATTTCACTGTTTCTGGCTCGGCAGTTTGCCCTCGATAGTCGGCTGCTCAAGATCAAGCTAAACCAAGTGCGGCTCCTTTCAGAGCAAACCCTTACCCAGCAGCGGGAGAAACAGGTGCTGCTGGCCCAGCAAAACGAAATGCTGGAGCAACAGGTGCAGCAGCGCACGGCCGCCCTGCAACGCACCCTGTTACACCTGCAAACCACCCAAGACCAGCTGGTGCAGAGTGAGAAGATGGCCTCCTTGGGGGAGCTGACGGCCGGCATTGCCCACGAAATTCAGAACCCGCTCAACTTCGTCAACAACTTTGCCGATGTAGCCGTGGAGCTGCTCCTGGAGCTGAAAGAGGGGCCGGTGCAGGCCCTGCCGGCTCCCGATAAGGAGTACGCCCATGAGCTGGCCGGTGAGCTGGCCCAAACCCTCGAAAAAATTCAGACCCACGGGCACCGCGCAGATGCCATAGTGCGAGGTATGCTGGAACACTCCCGCGCCGGCACCGGCCAGCGCGAGCTCACCAACCTCAACGCCCTCTGCGACGAGTACCTGCACCTGGCCTACCACGGCCTGCGCGCCAAAGACCCCACCTTCAGCGCCACTCTCACCACTGATTTTGAGCATAACATGGGTGTTATTGAGCTCGTGCCCCAGGATATTGGACGGGTGCTGCTGAACCTGTTCAACAATGCCTTTTACGCCGTGCAAATGCGTAAACAGCAGGAAACGAAAGAGTATCGGCCCGAAGTGCGCGTAAAAACGCGCCGCACCGCCAACACCGTGGAGGTAGTAGTGCGCGACAACGGCACCGGCATTCCGGCCAGCGTGGTAGAAAAAATCTACCAGCCCTTTTTTACCACCAAGCCCGCCGGCGAGGGCACTGGCCTAGGCCTGTCGTTGAGCTATGATATCATCACTAAAATTCACCGGGGCACTTTGCGCGTTGACACGAAAGAAGGGCAGTACACCAAGTTTACCGTGAGCTTGCCCGTAGGCCAGAGCAGCGAGGTACCAGCAGAACACTCCATCCGATGA
- a CDS encoding response regulator yields the protein MKILVVDDEADVQLLFEQRFRREIREGIFSFAFAFSGEEALAYLQQGHYSEVVLILSDINMPGMSGLELLRCIKQEHPNPPPQVMMITAYGDDASYQKAMELGANNFLAKPLDFAALRQMLLPLNEQ from the coding sequence ATGAAAATTCTGGTAGTAGACGACGAAGCCGATGTGCAGCTGCTGTTTGAGCAGCGCTTCCGCCGCGAAATCCGCGAGGGGATATTCTCCTTTGCCTTTGCCTTCTCGGGGGAGGAGGCCCTGGCGTACCTGCAGCAGGGGCACTACTCTGAGGTGGTCCTGATCTTATCCGACATCAACATGCCGGGCATGAGTGGCCTAGAGCTGCTGCGGTGCATCAAGCAGGAGCACCCCAACCCGCCACCCCAGGTAATGATGATAACCGCCTACGGCGACGATGCCAGTTACCAGAAAGCCATGGAGCTGGGGGCCAACAACTTCTTGGCCAAACCACTTGATTTTGCTGCCCTTCGGCAAATGCTGCTGCCCCTGAACGAACAATAA